One window of the Suricata suricatta isolate VVHF042 chromosome 7, meerkat_22Aug2017_6uvM2_HiC, whole genome shotgun sequence genome contains the following:
- the LOC115296313 gene encoding putative olfactory receptor 2B8, producing the protein MDQKNGSSFTEFILLGFSDRPQLERVLFVVLLIFYLLTLLGNTTIIALSRLDPHLHTPMYFFLSNLSFLDLCYTTSTVPQLLVHLRGADKSISFGGCVAQLFVSLGLGGTECILLGVMAFDRYAAVCRPLHYMVIMHPRLCALMASVSWSFSFMYSALQTVLIFLIPLCGRNKIDHFFCEVPPLLKLACVDTTVYESEILFFSMIFLLIPVALITFSYVRIVRAVLRIKSAAGQRKVFRTCGSHLTVVSLFYGTAIYAYLQPSKNHSQDQGKFISLFYTIVTPMANPFIYTLRNKEVAGAMRKVFCWGYDSR; encoded by the coding sequence ATGGACCAGAAAAATGGAAGTTCTTTCACTGAGTTTATCCTGCTGGGTTTCTCTGACCGACCTCAACTGGAGAGAGTCCTCTTTGTGGTTCTCCTGATCTTCTATCTACTCACCCTGCTGGGAAACACAACCATCATTGCACTGTCCCGCCTGGACCCACACCTTcacactcccatgtactttttcctctccAACCTGAGCTTTCTGGACCTGTGTTACACGACCAGCACTGTCCCTCAGCTCCTGGTCCATCTCAGGGGGGCAGACAAGTCCATCTCCTTTGGCGGCTGTGTAGCTCAGCTGTTCGTCTCTCTAGGGTTGGGAGGCACAGAATGCATCCTCCTAGGGGTGATGGCATTTGACCGCTATGCAGCCGTCTGCAGGCCCCTGCACTACATGGTGATCATGCACCCTCGTCTCTGTGCCCTGATGGCTTCTGTATCATGGTCCTTTTCTTTTATGTACTCTGCATTGCAGACAGTACTCATCTTTCTTATTCCACTTTGTGGGAGAAATAAAATTGACCACTTCTTTTGTGAGGTCCCCCCACTGCTCAAGCTCGCCTGTGTTGACACCACTGTGTATGAGTCTGAGATCTTATTTTTCAGTATGATCTTTCTTCTCATACCTGTGGCATTAATCACATTCTCCTATGTTCGGATTGTCAGGGCAGTGTTAAGAATAAAGTCAGCTGCAGGACAGAGGAAGGTGTTTAGGACATGTGGGTCCCACCTCACGGTGGTCTCCCTGTTCTATGGCACGGCCATCTATGCTTACCTGCAGCCCAGCAAAAACCACTCCCAGGATCAGGGCaagttcatttctctcttttacaCCATCGTCACTCCCATGGCCAACCCCTTCATCTATACCCTGCGGAACAAGGAGGTGGCGGGAGCAATGAGGAAGGTGTTCTGTTGGGGCTATGATTCCCGATGA